The following are encoded in a window of Nibricoccus aquaticus genomic DNA:
- a CDS encoding alpha/beta hydrolase, protein MKLSILASLTLAFTALMSAAEPTVIPLWPEGVPNLRADATDEKTTDNRTSNIHHPSLTVYPAPADKANGTAVIVCPGGGYMRLAMDKEGVEYAQWLNTRGITAFVLKYRMVEYGQPAPLQDALRSIRLIRSRAAEFGVKPDRIGIMGSSAGGHLSSSAATLFEAPEGKTGNALDSVSARPDFAILCYPVITMTEPNTHAGSRKALLGENPTPELIARWSTENQVTAATPPTFLFHTTEDGAVPVENALAFYAALKRNKVPAELHVFEKGGHGVGMRAGNGPTSDWPVLLEAWLRLHGWITP, encoded by the coding sequence ATGAAACTCTCCATCCTCGCCTCGCTCACACTGGCCTTCACCGCCCTCATGTCCGCCGCCGAACCCACCGTCATTCCACTCTGGCCAGAAGGCGTTCCCAATCTCCGCGCCGACGCAACCGACGAGAAGACCACCGATAACCGCACGTCCAACATCCATCACCCTTCGCTGACCGTTTATCCAGCGCCAGCCGACAAAGCCAACGGCACCGCTGTCATCGTCTGCCCCGGCGGAGGCTACATGCGCCTCGCGATGGACAAAGAAGGCGTCGAGTACGCCCAGTGGCTCAACACCCGCGGCATCACCGCCTTCGTCCTCAAGTACCGGATGGTCGAATACGGCCAGCCCGCCCCGCTTCAAGACGCCCTTCGTTCCATCCGCCTCATCCGCTCCCGTGCCGCAGAGTTCGGTGTGAAGCCCGACCGCATCGGCATTATGGGCTCCTCCGCCGGCGGACATCTCTCTTCCTCCGCCGCCACACTGTTCGAGGCGCCCGAAGGCAAAACCGGCAACGCCCTCGACTCGGTCAGTGCCCGTCCCGACTTCGCGATCCTCTGCTACCCGGTCATCACCATGACCGAACCCAATACCCACGCCGGCTCCCGCAAAGCCCTCCTCGGCGAAAACCCCACGCCCGAGCTCATCGCCCGCTGGTCCACCGAAAACCAAGTCACCGCCGCCACACCGCCCACCTTCCTCTTCCACACCACGGAAGACGGCGCCGTCCCTGTCGAAAACGCCCTCGCCTTCTACGCCGCGCTCAAGCGCAACAAAGTCCCCGCAGAACTCCACGTCTTCGAAAAAGGCGGCCACGGCGTCGGCATGAGAGCCGGCAACGGGCCCACCTCCGACTGGCCCGTCCTCCTCGAAGCCTGGCTCCGCCTCCACGGCTGGATCACCCCATAA
- a CDS encoding MFS transporter, translating to MLHLIFPTKKSDPELAPVRSGLVFGFFNALTWQVGLGTPLVLFAQQLGATPLQVGLATSFVLLLTPIQILSTALLPRYGFKKVMLGGWGTRSLFLVVPIVLAALVPYWGVLGWMAQALVWSVFFFCLCRSVGAAAFNPWIYAIVPERARGRYFANDQFVSSIASVATLLVCAGLFALLPVFNALLVQYAIALTGSTLSFFALKKLPDGPKPVAISVASVVRSTPRHIFAPGIFRTYLWIVVGYCVISTPIPAFVAYYLKAVPKFSLWEIIGFEVVRYFGVFLSASVIRGRIDRVGAKPFLLISLALYVVVGSFWWLFLRSGFGGTPGVIVAYFLLGMGVAGWTIANLGYLPKIVPDGERPLMVSIHGAVTSCLGGCAPIVWGWFLKTPADENGGGGEIDVAVFGWFFVSVIVSALVLSWLVKKLPENTEEKVEPLSIGSAVLRPFRAMSYLVSLIEQPKKGGAAQVDEPENGKTDTEDRADAEGRKR from the coding sequence GTGCTCCATTTAATTTTTCCGACGAAGAAGAGTGATCCGGAGCTGGCGCCGGTGCGGTCGGGGTTGGTGTTTGGATTTTTCAACGCGCTGACCTGGCAGGTTGGACTTGGAACGCCGCTGGTGTTGTTTGCGCAGCAACTGGGGGCGACTCCGTTGCAGGTGGGGCTGGCGACGTCGTTCGTGTTGTTGCTCACGCCGATTCAGATTTTGTCCACGGCGTTGCTGCCGCGTTACGGGTTTAAGAAAGTGATGCTGGGCGGGTGGGGGACGCGGAGTTTGTTTCTGGTGGTGCCGATCGTGCTGGCGGCGCTCGTGCCGTACTGGGGTGTGCTTGGGTGGATGGCGCAGGCGCTGGTGTGGAGTGTATTTTTCTTTTGTCTGTGTCGGTCGGTGGGAGCGGCGGCGTTTAATCCGTGGATCTATGCGATCGTGCCGGAGCGGGCGCGCGGGCGGTATTTTGCGAACGACCAGTTCGTGTCGAGTATCGCGAGTGTGGCGACGCTGCTGGTGTGCGCCGGGTTGTTTGCGCTGCTGCCGGTGTTCAACGCGTTGCTGGTGCAGTATGCGATCGCGCTGACGGGATCGACGTTGAGTTTCTTCGCGTTGAAGAAGCTGCCGGATGGGCCGAAGCCGGTGGCGATCAGCGTGGCGTCGGTGGTGCGCAGCACGCCGCGGCATATTTTTGCGCCGGGAATTTTCCGGACGTATCTGTGGATCGTCGTGGGGTACTGTGTGATCTCGACGCCGATTCCGGCGTTCGTGGCGTACTATTTGAAAGCGGTGCCGAAGTTTTCGTTGTGGGAGATCATCGGCTTCGAAGTGGTGCGGTACTTCGGCGTTTTTCTGTCGGCGTCGGTGATTCGTGGACGAATTGATCGCGTGGGGGCGAAGCCGTTTTTACTGATCTCGCTGGCGCTGTATGTGGTTGTGGGGAGTTTTTGGTGGCTGTTTTTGCGGAGCGGTTTTGGCGGAACGCCGGGGGTGATCGTGGCGTATTTTTTATTGGGAATGGGCGTGGCGGGGTGGACGATCGCGAATCTGGGGTATCTGCCGAAGATCGTGCCGGACGGGGAGCGGCCGCTGATGGTGTCGATTCACGGCGCGGTGACATCGTGTCTGGGCGGATGCGCGCCGATTGTGTGGGGCTGGTTTTTGAAAACGCCGGCGGACGAAAACGGTGGCGGCGGGGAGATCGATGTCGCGGTGTTCGGGTGGTTTTTTGTGAGCGTGATCGTGAGCGCGCTGGTGTTGAGCTGGCTCGTGAAGAAGCTGCCGGAGAATACGGAGGAGAAGGTGGAGCCGCTTTCGATTGGGAGTGCGGTGCTGCGGCCGTTCCGGGCGATGTCGTATCTGGTGAGTTTGATCGAGCAGCCGAAGAAGGGGGGCGCGGCGCAGGTGGACGAACCGGAGAATGGAAAAACGGATACGGAAGATCGCGCAGACGCGGAGGGGCGGAAGCGCTGA
- the argH gene encoding argininosuccinate lyase: MAKPSHVTWGGRFSAGPAELMLTFSESVSFDRRLAPFDIQGSKAHSAMLAHVGIITTKERDAIHRGLDVILGEIEAGKFVWDKKLEDVHMNIEQALTQRVPAAARLHTARSRNDQVATDMRLFFKYACAALGEKIVLAQRAILKLAEDNQDVLIPGYTHLQRAQPVWLAHHLFAYLEMLERDRERLKAVADHANWCPLGAGAIAGTTLPIDREFTAVQLGFVDAKGKPRVTQNSMDTVADRDTFIEFAHACALFGVHASRIAEDLILWSSAEFKFIELPDTFCTGSSLMPQKKNPDSCELLRGKSARLQGNLHTLLTLTKGLPLTYNRDLQEDKPPVFDSFEQTGLCAEVLAGTFTGAEMIRNRCAEAVADPGLLATDMADYLVEKGVPFREAHHAVGAVVRIAEKLTVKLNNLPYEEVRSVHKAFGPDWTEVFDLKRAMKKRAGTGMPGPVQIKKQFGRWAKLLK, translated from the coding sequence ATGGCCAAACCCTCTCATGTCACCTGGGGCGGGCGCTTCAGCGCCGGTCCTGCCGAACTGATGCTCACGTTTAGCGAGTCCGTGTCGTTCGACCGGCGGCTAGCGCCGTTCGACATTCAGGGCAGCAAGGCTCACTCGGCCATGCTGGCGCATGTTGGCATCATCACGACGAAGGAGCGCGACGCGATTCATCGCGGGCTGGATGTTATTCTCGGCGAGATCGAGGCGGGGAAATTTGTCTGGGACAAGAAGCTCGAGGACGTCCACATGAACATCGAGCAGGCGCTGACCCAGCGCGTGCCGGCGGCGGCGCGGCTGCACACGGCGCGCAGCCGGAATGACCAGGTGGCGACGGACATGCGGTTGTTTTTCAAATACGCGTGCGCGGCGCTCGGTGAGAAGATCGTCCTGGCGCAGCGGGCGATCTTGAAGCTGGCCGAGGATAATCAGGATGTGCTGATCCCGGGCTACACGCATTTGCAGCGGGCGCAGCCGGTGTGGCTGGCGCATCATCTTTTCGCTTATCTCGAAATGCTGGAGCGCGACCGCGAGCGTCTGAAAGCAGTGGCGGATCACGCCAACTGGTGTCCGCTGGGCGCGGGCGCGATCGCGGGGACGACGCTGCCGATCGATCGTGAGTTCACGGCGGTGCAGCTCGGATTCGTGGATGCGAAGGGCAAGCCGCGGGTGACGCAGAACTCCATGGATACGGTGGCGGATCGCGACACGTTCATCGAGTTCGCTCATGCGTGCGCGTTGTTTGGCGTGCATGCGTCGCGCATCGCGGAGGATTTGATTTTGTGGAGCAGCGCGGAGTTCAAGTTTATCGAACTGCCGGACACGTTCTGCACGGGATCATCGCTCATGCCGCAGAAGAAGAATCCGGATTCGTGCGAGCTGTTGCGCGGCAAGTCGGCGCGGTTGCAGGGAAATCTACACACGCTGCTGACGCTCACGAAGGGGCTGCCGCTCACGTACAATCGCGATCTCCAGGAGGACAAGCCGCCGGTATTTGATTCGTTTGAGCAAACGGGACTGTGCGCGGAAGTGCTCGCAGGCACATTCACGGGTGCGGAGATGATTCGGAATCGTTGCGCGGAAGCGGTGGCTGATCCGGGCCTGCTGGCGACGGATATGGCGGACTACCTCGTGGAGAAGGGCGTGCCGTTTCGCGAGGCGCACCATGCAGTGGGCGCGGTGGTACGCATCGCGGAGAAGCTCACGGTGAAGTTGAACAACCTGCCGTACGAGGAAGTGCGCTCGGTGCACAAGGCGTTTGGGCCGGACTGGACGGAGGTCTTCGATTTGAAGCGCGCGATGAAGAAGCGCGCTGGGACTGGCATGCCGGGACCGGTGCAGATCAAGAAGCAGTTTGGGCGCTGGGCGAAGCTGCTGAAGTGA
- a CDS encoding protein adenylyltransferase SelO — protein MADEFSSFSSVNAAAPGGWRLEHSYAELPAVLHEAVGPTAVKGARLVVFNEALAAELGLEAEALSGAEGAEIFAGNRLPRGARAIAQAYAGHQYGHFTVLGDGRAILLGEQITPRGGRFDIQLKGAGPTPFSRRGDGRAALAPMLREYIISEAMAALGIPTTRSLAVAATGETVWRQAALPGAVLTRVAASHIRVGTFQWAAAKRDEAVLRALTQYTLRRHFPERAGAENAALALLTGVIERQAALIAQWILVGFVHGVMNTDNMALSGETIDYGPCAFMDAYDPATVFSSIDRHGRYAYGNQPAIAQWNLSRLAEALLPLLHRVEAQAIEMANTALAEFGTQFHRHLLAGWRRKLGLFNEEPEDVILVEGLLEWMQKTKADFTNTFARIAVDDAKAEDASGSVGAVERPIVIDLEFTEWRARWIERLKRQPQSREESAQLRRASCPAVIPRNHMVEAALAAGEQGNLAPMNRLLGVLAKPFDYDFRRPEEFLVPLAAVAGEEPYRTFCGT, from the coding sequence GGGGCGCGGTTGGTGGTTTTCAATGAGGCGCTGGCGGCGGAGTTGGGGTTGGAGGCGGAGGCGTTGTCGGGTGCGGAGGGCGCTGAGATTTTTGCGGGGAACCGGTTGCCGCGGGGGGCGCGGGCAATTGCGCAGGCGTATGCGGGGCATCAGTACGGGCACTTCACGGTGCTTGGCGATGGGCGGGCGATTTTATTGGGCGAGCAGATCACGCCGCGGGGCGGGCGTTTCGATATTCAACTGAAGGGCGCGGGGCCGACGCCGTTTTCGCGGCGGGGCGATGGGCGGGCGGCGTTGGCGCCGATGTTGCGCGAGTACATCATCAGCGAGGCGATGGCTGCGCTGGGGATTCCGACGACGCGGAGTCTCGCGGTGGCGGCGACGGGCGAGACGGTGTGGCGGCAGGCGGCGTTGCCGGGCGCGGTGCTCACGCGCGTGGCGGCGAGTCATATCCGCGTGGGGACGTTTCAATGGGCGGCGGCGAAGCGCGATGAGGCGGTGTTGCGGGCTTTGACGCAGTACACGTTGCGGCGGCATTTCCCGGAGCGGGCGGGCGCGGAGAATGCGGCGCTGGCGTTGCTCACGGGCGTGATCGAGCGGCAGGCGGCGTTGATCGCGCAGTGGATACTGGTGGGCTTCGTGCACGGCGTCATGAATACCGACAACATGGCGCTCTCAGGCGAGACGATCGACTATGGGCCGTGCGCGTTCATGGACGCGTATGATCCGGCGACAGTGTTTTCCTCGATCGACCGGCACGGGCGCTACGCGTACGGGAACCAGCCGGCGATTGCGCAATGGAATCTATCGCGGCTGGCGGAGGCGTTGCTGCCGTTGCTGCACCGTGTGGAGGCGCAAGCGATCGAGATGGCAAATACGGCGCTGGCAGAATTCGGGACGCAGTTTCACCGGCATCTGCTCGCGGGGTGGCGGCGGAAGCTCGGGTTGTTTAACGAGGAGCCGGAGGACGTGATCCTCGTGGAAGGGCTGCTCGAGTGGATGCAGAAAACGAAGGCGGATTTCACGAACACGTTCGCGCGGATCGCGGTGGATGACGCTAAAGCGGAGGACGCGAGCGGAAGCGTTGGCGCGGTGGAAAGACCGATCGTGATCGATCTGGAATTCACGGAATGGCGCGCGCGGTGGATCGAACGGTTGAAACGTCAGCCGCAATCGCGCGAGGAGTCGGCGCAGTTGAGGCGGGCGAGTTGTCCGGCGGTGATCCCGCGCAATCACATGGTCGAGGCGGCGCTGGCGGCGGGCGAGCAGGGGAATCTCGCGCCGATGAACCGGTTGCTCGGTGTGCTGGCGAAACCGTTCGATTACGACTTCCGGCGACCGGAGGAATTTTTGGTACCCTTGGCCGCGGTGGCGGGCGAGGAACCGTACCGGACTTTTTGCGGGACCTGA